One window of the Salvia miltiorrhiza cultivar Shanhuang (shh) chromosome 6, IMPLAD_Smil_shh, whole genome shotgun sequence genome contains the following:
- the LOC130989193 gene encoding U11/U12 small nuclear ribonucleoprotein 65 kDa protein, which produces MAEAPQPMTHQLMWNSGEESSSSAATLLVRHLPEAIPHDTLTRLFSHYGASSVRPFSHGRVKNCAFVDFKDGMSAYQAQKQLHGLRFLGKVMSVERASKVVEGTKQQDNEREVRKDASSMVKDASAPSHHYTGSISHASEPIAQKLGIEYPFPPHLEYAYPPPDGNILTNIVNALIAVPRFYTQVLHLMNKMNIPAPFRKALPTPPLPEFPSAPPPPPPPPMESNMEYLSSSESEMESSDEEVGREARPNRKRARRQAIVGPAVDKDVAHEAVGLKEVALVPKEKPIIKKKNPVLQIRITQKQNQPELQEYDSAKELQEPIPESSARETFATLEELNSGKLPPEEILSLPKFKNYTAGDPTPVLYIKNLAKDVVVDDFYFIFGSFFGSVDAAKSNLIVKLMQEGRMRGQAFITFPTVELARNALSAVNGYVFKGKAVVIQFGRSPAAAAKLS; this is translated from the exons ATGGCGGAGGCGCCGCAGCCGATGACCCATCAATTAATGTGGAATTCCGGCGAGGAGTCATCGTCATCGGCAGCTACGCTGCTGGTTCGGCATCTCCCGGAGGCCATTCCTCACGATACTCTTACCCGACTCTTTTCTCACTACGGCGCCTCTTCTGTCCGCCCCTTTTCTCATGGACG GGTGAAAAATTGCGCTTTTGTTGATTTCAAGGATGGAATGTCAGCATACCAAGCCCAGAAGCAGCTACATGG GTTACGATTTCTTGGTAAAGTCATGTCTGTAGAGAGAGCTAGTAAAGTTGTTGAGGGGACTAAGCAACAAGATAATGAAAGAGAGGTTAGGAAGGATGCTTCCTCTATGGTGAAAGATGCTTCTGCTCCTAGCCATCACTATACCGGGAGTATTTCACATGCTAGCGAACCAATTGCACAAAAACTCGGTATCGAATATCCATTTCCACCCCACCTTGA ATATGCATATCCACCACCTGACGGTAACATCCTCACAAACATTGTAAATGCTCTTATTGCAGTTCCCCGATTTTACACTCAG GTTTTACATTTGATGAACAAAATGAATATTCCCGCTCCATTCCGGAAGGCATTACCTACTCCACCTCTTCCAGAATTTCCATCAGcaccaccacctcctcctccaccacccATGGAGTCTAACATGGAATATTTGTCTAGTAGTGAGTCAGAAATGGAGTCTTCAGATGAG GAAGTCGGACGAGAGGCTAGACCTAATCGAAAGCGTGCCAGGCGACAAGCAATTGTTGGACCTGCTGTTGACAAGGATGTGGCTCATGAGGCTGTTGGATTGAAAGAAGTTGCATTAGTTCCCAAGGAGAAGCctataataaaaaagaaaaaccctGTGTTGCAG ATAAGAATAACACAGAAGCAGAATCAACCTGAGCTACAGGAATATGACTCTGCAAAGGAGTTGCAAGAACCAATCCCTGAATCTTCTGCTCGGGAAACTTTTGCAACTTTAGAGGAACTAAATAGTGGAAAATTGCCTCCAGAGGAAATCTTGTCACTCCCAAAATTTAAG AATTATACTGCTGGTGATCCTACTCCTGTGTTGTACATCAAGAACTTGGCCAAAGATGTGGTTGTTGATGACTTCTACTTTATATTTG GATCATTTTTCGGGAGCGTTGATGCTGCCAAGTCCAATCTTATTGTGAAGTTAATGCAG GAAGGAAGAATGAGGGGCCAAGCTTTCATCACATTCCCAACAGTCGAGCTTGCTCGAAATGCTCTG AGCGCGGTAAATGGTTACGTATTTAAAGGAAAGGCAGTGGTGATTCAATTTGGGAGGAGTCCGGCCGCTGCTGCTAAACTCAGCTAG